From Serinicoccus profundi, the proteins below share one genomic window:
- the ftsY gene encoding signal recognition particle-docking protein FtsY translates to MGPINELWEILTLVTVVVLGGLALLVALVRGRGGDTATLDRDRRSPDAAPEGDVLVEDRPAGSGEVDNRGGGVAVEEPPAPTPTLERPDSARGRLQRLRARLARSNNAIGQALLSLLSRGGLDEQAWEDVEDTLLASDLGVEATQELVASLRTQVKVDGTTDAAQVKQWLHDDLLRLVDPTLDRRIRASREGEHPAVILVVGVNGTGKTTTVGKLGRVLVAEDKDVLFGAADTFRAAAADQLQTWGERVGVPTVRSHAEGADPASVAYDAVKGGVEAEVDVVLIDTAGRLHTKRGLMDELGKIKRVVEKVAPVGEVLLVLDATTGQNGMRQAEEFAREVAITGIVLTKMDGTAKGGIVVNVQRKLGVPVKLIGLGEGPDDLAPFDAEAFVSAIVG, encoded by the coding sequence GTGGGACCGATCAACGAACTCTGGGAGATCCTGACCCTCGTCACCGTCGTGGTGCTCGGGGGTCTCGCGCTGCTGGTCGCGCTGGTGCGCGGCCGGGGCGGAGACACCGCGACCCTGGACCGTGACCGTCGGTCCCCGGACGCCGCGCCGGAGGGCGATGTCCTCGTCGAGGACCGGCCCGCGGGGAGCGGCGAGGTCGACAACCGCGGCGGCGGGGTCGCCGTGGAGGAGCCCCCGGCGCCGACCCCGACGCTCGAGCGGCCCGACTCCGCTCGCGGACGGCTGCAGCGTCTCCGGGCCCGGCTGGCCCGCTCCAACAACGCCATCGGGCAGGCGCTGCTGTCGCTGTTGTCACGCGGTGGTCTGGACGAGCAGGCCTGGGAGGACGTCGAGGACACCCTGCTGGCCTCCGACCTCGGGGTCGAGGCGACCCAGGAGCTGGTGGCCTCGCTGAGGACCCAGGTCAAGGTCGACGGCACGACGGACGCCGCGCAGGTCAAGCAGTGGCTCCACGACGACCTGCTGCGGCTGGTCGACCCGACGCTCGACCGTCGGATCCGGGCCAGCCGCGAGGGCGAGCATCCCGCCGTGATCCTCGTCGTGGGCGTCAACGGCACCGGCAAGACGACCACCGTCGGCAAGCTCGGACGGGTGCTGGTCGCCGAGGACAAGGACGTGCTCTTCGGCGCGGCCGACACCTTCCGCGCCGCGGCTGCTGACCAGCTGCAGACCTGGGGGGAGCGGGTGGGCGTGCCCACCGTGCGCTCCCACGCCGAGGGTGCCGACCCGGCGTCCGTGGCCTACGACGCCGTCAAGGGCGGCGTCGAGGCCGAGGTCGACGTCGTGCTCATCGACACGGCCGGGCGGCTGCACACCAAGCGCGGGCTCATGGACGAGCTCGGCAAGATCAAGCGGGTCGTGGAGAAGGTCGCCCCCGTCGGTGAGGTCCTGCTCGTGCTCGACGCCACGACCGGTCAGAACGGCATGCGGCAGGCCGAGGAGTTCGCCCGCGAGGTCGCCATCACCGGCATCGTGCTCACCAAGATGGACGGCACCGCCAAGGGCGGCATCGTCGTCAACGTGCAGCGCAAGCTCGGGGTCCCGGTCAAGCTCATCGGGCTCGGCGAGGGTCCGGACGACCTGGCGCCGTTCGACGCGGAGGCCTTCGTCTCGGCGATCGTCGGCTGA
- a CDS encoding AAA family ATPase — protein MDEDVADLSPVPVRRVERHPAAPAPSSDTWPSTIPAVRHLLTEGLDLDRCTVLVGANGVGKSTIIEAIAECFGLGPEGGSTGAMHSTTRSESPLHEWLRLVRGPGGSRWGYFVRAETMHGLFTYLQDTTYEVFHRRSHGEAFLDLLGTRRYEGDGLFVWDEPEAGLSFDAQLRLVAEMAVIASRPGAQVLLATHSPVLAAIPGARLIELSDDGMRAVGWEDLSVVDHYRRFLGAPERYLRHLLD, from the coding sequence ATGGACGAGGACGTCGCCGACCTGTCGCCCGTCCCGGTGCGCCGGGTCGAGCGGCACCCTGCCGCCCCGGCACCCTCCTCGGACACCTGGCCCAGCACCATCCCGGCGGTCCGACACCTGCTCACCGAGGGGCTCGATCTCGACCGTTGCACCGTTTTGGTGGGCGCCAACGGCGTCGGCAAGTCGACGATCATCGAGGCGATCGCAGAGTGCTTCGGGCTGGGCCCGGAAGGCGGCTCTACGGGCGCCATGCACTCCACGACCCGCAGCGAGTCACCCCTGCACGAGTGGCTGCGGCTGGTGCGCGGACCCGGTGGCTCGCGCTGGGGCTACTTCGTACGGGCCGAGACCATGCACGGCCTGTTCACCTACCTGCAGGACACGACCTACGAGGTGTTCCACCGCCGTTCGCACGGAGAGGCCTTCCTCGACCTGCTGGGGACCCGCCGCTACGAGGGCGACGGTCTGTTCGTCTGGGACGAGCCGGAGGCCGGCCTGTCCTTCGACGCCCAGCTGCGGCTCGTGGCCGAGATGGCCGTGATCGCCTCGCGCCCCGGGGCCCAGGTGCTGCTCGCCACCCACTCCCCCGTGCTCGCGGCGATCCCCGGTGCCCGTCTCATCGAGCTCTCCGACGACGGTATGCGCGCGGTGGGCTGGGAGGACCTTTCCGTCGTCGACCACTACCGTCGCTTCCTCGGCGCCCCGGAGCGCTACCTGCGGCACCTGCTCGACTGA
- a CDS encoding tetratricopeptide repeat protein: MTVVFGGAEFPAYVIDEETLREELLDEEETREWVEETPQDPHAVALLRMLGELDAALAAGQDRVHEREPGTPEWATAAIRLAHVHHWRGEFVEAHELLDAAEEVLVGDIARTALVHQHRAKALFDAGRYAEAQREARRAVALREEGGDPGLIQSSRQALARIDRALAT, translated from the coding sequence ATGACCGTCGTCTTCGGGGGAGCCGAGTTCCCGGCCTACGTCATCGACGAGGAGACGCTGCGCGAGGAGCTGCTCGATGAGGAGGAGACCCGCGAGTGGGTCGAGGAGACGCCGCAGGACCCGCACGCTGTGGCGCTGCTGCGGATGCTCGGTGAGCTCGACGCCGCGCTCGCCGCGGGCCAGGACCGCGTGCACGAGCGGGAGCCAGGCACACCGGAGTGGGCCACCGCCGCGATCCGGCTGGCGCACGTGCACCACTGGCGCGGGGAGTTCGTCGAGGCGCACGAGCTCCTCGACGCCGCCGAGGAGGTCCTCGTCGGTGACATCGCCCGCACCGCGCTCGTCCACCAGCACCGGGCCAAGGCGCTCTTCGACGCGGGCCGGTATGCCGAGGCGCAGCGGGAGGCCCGGCGCGCCGTCGCTCTGCGCGAGGAGGGCGGCGACCCCGGGCTCATCCAGTCGAGCAGGCAGGCGCTGGCCAGGATCGACCGGGCGCTGGCGACCTGA